In a single window of the Nicotiana tomentosiformis chromosome 8, ASM39032v3, whole genome shotgun sequence genome:
- the LOC138897257 gene encoding uncharacterized protein, translated as MGIVEMSGVAFTTFQMSGEAYLWWRVYEEGSQADVASLTWTQFSEIFLREFVPQTLRDAWHMEFEQLRQGNMIVLEYAVQFSDLSRHTPALVSIVRERVHRFFEGLNYGIRFSIARELEMDTPYQQVVEIARRFDGMWGREREDREAKRPQASSGAPATSRSQVAHRLLRQWLLL; from the exons atgggtattgtggagatgagtggggtcgcttttactacattccaaatGTCAGGAGAAGCGTATCTGTGGTGGCGAGTGTATGAGGAGGGTAGCCAAGCCGATGTagcttcactcacatggactcagttttctgagatattcttgagagagtttgttcctcagacccttagagatgcatggcacatggagtttgagcagctgcgccagggtaatATGATAGTGTTAGAGTATGCTGTCCaattcagtgatttgtctagacatacacctgccttggtttctatagtcagagagcgagtccatcgATTtttcgaggggctcaactatggtattagattcagcatagctagagagttagagatggatacCCCATATCAGCAAGTGGTGGAGATCGCACGGAGATTTGACGGTATGTGGGGtcgtgagagagaggacagggaggccaaaaggcctcaag cttctagtggtgctccagCTACTTCTAGGTCTCAAGTTGCCCATAGACTTCTCAGGCAGTGGTTACTGCTCTAG